Proteins encoded in a region of the Populus alba chromosome 13, ASM523922v2, whole genome shotgun sequence genome:
- the LOC118040598 gene encoding 2-alkenal reductase (NADP(+)-dependent)-like, producing the protein MSDQEVSNKQVALKNYVTGLPKESDMQIITTNTIKLRVPEGTKDAVLVKNLYLSCDPYMRERMSASDGGFSSFELGKPLTGYGVAKILDSTHPNYKKGDLARGFTGWEEYSLIVSPRILIKIEHTDVPLSYYTGILGMPGMTTYAGFYEICTPKKGEYVYISAASGAVGQIVGQFAKLSGCYVVGSAGSKEKVSLTGNLCPVRILACKPDKIKGLNEK; encoded by the exons ATGTCTGATCAGGAAGTGAGCAACAAGCAAGTGGCATTGAAAAACTATGTCACAGGGTTGCCAAAGGAGTCTGACATGCAAATTATTACAACCAATACTATAAAACTTAGAGTACCAGAAGGGACTAAAGATGCAGTTCTTGTCAAGAATCTTTACCTGTCTTGTGATCCATATATGCGTGAACGCATGTCTGCTAGTGATGGTGGTTTTTCCTCCTTCGAACTTGGAAAG CCTCTAACTGGATATGGAGTGGCTAAAATCTTGGATTCTACTCATCCTAACTACAAGAAAGGAGACTTAGCTCGGGGTTTTACTGGCTGGGAAGAGTACAGTCTCATTGTATCACCACGAATTTTGATCAAAATCGAGCACACCGACGTGCCCCTATCATACTATACAGGAATTCTAG GTATGCCTGGTATGACTACTTATGCTGGTTTTTATGAAATTTGCACTCCAAAGAAAGGAGAGTATGTTTACATATCTGCAGCATCAGGAGCTGTTGGCCAGATTGTTGGCCAATTTGCAAAATTGTCAGGTTGCTATGTTGTGGGTAGTGCCGGATCTAAAGAGAAGGTGAGCCTAACTGGAAACCTTTGCCctgttaggatactggcatgcaaacccgacaagataaaaggcttaaatgagaaatga
- the LOC118040586 gene encoding LOW QUALITY PROTEIN: TMV resistance protein N-like (The sequence of the model RefSeq protein was modified relative to this genomic sequence to represent the inferred CDS: inserted 2 bases in 1 codon), whose translation MGSKVVELLELRFNDNTAIVHLKFLRRSLFPALYVQIDIIDEFIELIPWMSSRTRSFHFRMPKEKRKQSKDEENDSSSRKRRKADLTAMTEPDSSPSRAQGAYDVFLSLRGEDTRKTFTDHLYTALVQAGIHTFRDDDELPRGEEISQHLLEAIQESKISIVVFSKGYASSRWCLDELVEIFKCKYRKTGQIALPIFYDIDPSDVRKQTGNFAEAFVKHEERSEEKVKEWREALEEAGNLSGWNLKDMANGHEAKFIQYIIKEVWNKLYPKDMNVGTHPVGIDPLVNEIRDFVSNATEKVCIVGIHGMPGIGKTTIAKEVFNKLCDEFEGSSFLLNVKEKSESKDMVLLQQQLLHDILRQNAEKINNVDRGKVLIKERLRHKRVLVVFDDVDRPDRLLDLMGEPSWLGPGSRVIITTTDESLLLEADQRYQLQELNQGDSLQLFCRHAFRDTKPTKDYVELSNDVVEYCGGIPLALKVLGSCLYGKNQARWESVIDRLRKFPNSEIQKKLRISFDTLDESTLKNTFLDIACFFIGRNKEYVAKVLEGRYDYNPEDDFGTLIERSLIKVDDSGIIGMHDLLRGMGREIVKEESPENPTRRSRIWSQEDAWIVLKMQMGTEVVKGLTLDLRRSEDKSLSTGSFTKMKLLKLLRINGAELTGSFKRLSKVLTWICWLECPLEFLPSNFSLDYVVVIDMQYSNIRELWKENKMLNNLKILDLSYSKNLVKTPNLHSSRLEKLLLEGCSSLVEVDQSIGHSKSLVCLNISGCSQLKELPECMSDIESFTELLADGINNEQFLSSVGHLKCLRKLSLRGHWKWDWNLPYRPSPNSSWISAFLLSPTSTIWRVLGKLKLGGYGLSERATNCVDFGGLSSLEELDLSRNEFFSLPSGIGILSKLRLLTVQECRNLVSIPELPSNLKHLDTFGCKSMQWALCYGGYGYQILFNTFSXRDKFTLIPNWFSYRGKGSSLSFHVPPVFQGLVVGVACQCLICLFGTAKLCIKNKSNGIQLFEATVIQCVGRNWLRYISLSEMAMKEYYEDEELELLEESSMWKGVIKSIYNTNCSNLLLQAPIPGTATTWSRIVNHCVRNNKLQDIVNEQSLELELCVGLYTGEDADVFECGIHVIVEKTDSFEGSEWDHESEVGRDRVVIPAPPYMSQYALCNFIDIDGNLSKNTKDRLLQRIFSYHFLEYFIPFKAFLVPCDYSIIPKWFSYGGEGCSLSFDIPLDFEGLVIWALCSGGGGGNQEFKAIIKNKSNGIQLFEATHAIPYFRCRWLRVISRREMTMEKYCGDAGLELHVILRSEWCEVVRCGIHVIKTHPFGRSNYDQSLALDHDIYNQESFEGSEGDHDIDYYETSFEGSGSSDHEIDNQEYSEVESDRTIPSPPYHLLHHPRHGSMRFSTRQQWKAFLIWAFSLWKTMDMQKFSPDDLN comes from the exons ATGGGAAGCAAAGTGGTTGAGCTGCTTGAGCTAAGGTTCAATGATAATACAGCCATCGTCCATCTTAAATTTCTAAGAAGAAGCCTTTTCCCAGCT CTTTATGTTCAGATAGACATCATTGATGAGTTTATTGAGTTAATTCCTTGGATGTCTTCTAGAACAAGATCATTCCATTTTAGAATGCCGAAAGAAAAACGCAAACAatccaaagatgaagaaaatgattcatcctcgcgaaagagaagaaaagctgACCTCA CTGCCATGACAGAGCCAGATTCTTCTCCATCTAGAGCACAAGGGGCCTATGATGTCTTTTTGAGTCTTAGAGGAGAAGATACTCGCAAGACATTTACAGATCATCTATATACTGCCTTAGTCCAAGCAGGAATCCACACTTttcgagatgatgatgaacttcCTAGAGGAGAAGAAATCTCCCAACATCTCCTCGaggcaattcaagaatcaaagatatCTATAGTGGTCTTCTCAAAAGGATATGCTTCTTCTAGATGGTGTCTAGATGAACTAGTGGAGATTTTTAAGTGCAAATATAGGAAAACTGGTCAGATTGCTCTTCCTATATTCTATGACATTGATCCTTCAGATGTGAGAAAACAGACTGGCAATTTTGCAGAAGCATTTGTTAAACATGAAGAACGTTCTGAAGAGAAGGTGAAGGAGTGGAGAGAAGCTCTTGAAGAGGCAGGAAATCTATCCGGATGGAATCTCAAAGATATGGCAAATGG GCATGAAGCAAAATTTATCCAATATATTATCAAGGAAGTGTGGAACAAATTGTATCCCAAGGACATGAATGTTGGTACTCACCCAGTAGGTATTGATCCCCTTGTCAACGAAATCAGAGACTTCGTAAGTAATGCAACAGAGAAGGTTTGCATTGTGGGCATACATGGGATGCCAGGAATAGGAAAGACGACTATAGCAAAAGAAGTATTTAACAAACTCTGCGATGAATTCGAGGGGagctcttttcttttgaatgttaaagaaaaatcagaatctAAGGATATGGTTCTTTTGCAACAACAActacttcatgatattttaagaCAAAATGCTGAGAAGATCAATAATGTTGATAGAGGAAAGGTTCTGATTAAAGAACGACTTCGGCAcaaaagagttcttgttgtttttgACGATGTGGATCGTCCAGACCGACTACTTGATTTGATGGGAGAGCCAAGTTGGTTAGGCCCTGGAAGTAGGGTAATAATTACAACTACAGATGAAAGCTTACTTCTTGAAGCTGATCAAAGATACCAGCTTCAAGAATTGAACCAGGGTGACTCCCTTCAGCTTTTCTGTAGGCATGCGTTTAGGGACACCAAACCAACAAAAGATTATGTCGAGCTTTCGAATGATGTAGTTGAATACTGTGGAGGAATTCCTTTAGCTCTTAAGGTTTTAGGTTCTTGTTTGTATGGGAAAAACCAAGCTAGATGGGAATCTGTAATTGACAGATTGAGAAAATTTCCAAACAGTGAAATTCAGAAAAAACTTAGAATAAGTTTTGACACACTGGATGAATCTACACTAAAGAATACATTTCTTGATATTGCATGCTTCTTTATTGGTAGAAACAAAGAATACGTAGCAAAAGTGCTAGAAGGACGTTATGATTACAATCCAGAAGATGATTTCGGAACTCTCATTGAACGGTCTCTGATTAAAGTTGATGATTCTGGAATTATAGGAATGCATGATCTATTACGAGGGATGGGAAGGGAGATCGTTAAGGAAGAGTCACCTGAAAATCCTACACGAAGGAGCAGAATTTGGAGTCAAGAGGATGCGTGGATAGTACTCAAGATGCAGATG ggaACAGAGGTTGTAAAGGGCCTTACACTAGATCTGAGAAGATCAGAAGACAAATCACTAAGCACAGGATCATTtacaaaaatgaaattgttaaaattactCCGAATCAATGGAGCAGAACTCACCGGATCTTTCAAGCGGCTTTCTAAAGTGTTGACGTGGATTTGTTGGCTTGAATGTCCTTTGGAATTTTTACCATCCAACTTTTCACTGGACTACGTAGTTGTTATTGATATGCAGTACAGTAACATCAGAGAACTATGGAAGGAAAACAAG ATGCTCAACAATCTAAAGATTCTTGATCTTAGTTATTCAAAGAACCTTGTGAAAACACCAAACTTGCATAGTTCAAGACTAGAGAAACTACTGCTTGAAGGTTGCTCAAGTTTAGTTGAGGTAGATCAATCTATTGGACATTCAAAGTCTCTTGTATGTTTGAACATTTCAGGGTGTTCACAACTTAAGGAGCTGCCGGAGTGCATGAGTGATATCGAGTCCTTCACTGAGCTTCTAGCAGATGGAATTAACAACGAGCAATTTCTCTCTTCAGTTGGACATTTAAAGTGTTTGAGGAAGTTGTCATTGCGCGGACACTGGAAGTGGGACTGGAACTTACCATATCGGCCTTCACCAAATTCTTCTTGGATTTCAGCTTTTCTGCTAAGTCCAACTTCCACTATTTGGAGAGTATTGGGAAAGCTAAAACTTGGTGGTTATGGTTTGTCTGAACGCGCAACTAATTGTGTTGATTTTGGAGGTTTGTCCTCTCTTGAAGAGTTGGATCTATCAAGAAACGAGTTCTTTAGTCTGCCTTCTGGCATCGGCATCCTTTCTAAGCTGCGGCTTTTGACCGTTCAGGAATGCAGAAATCTTGTATCAATCCCAGAGCTTCcctcaaatttaaaacatttagaTACATTTGGTTGCAAATCAATGCAATGG GCACTATGCTACGGTGGTTACGGGTATCAAATTCTCTTCAATACGTTCAG CAGAGATAAGTTCACTCTGATTCCAAATTGGTTCAGCTACCGTGGAAAAGGAAGTTCATTATCATTTCATGTACCTCCAGTTTTCCAAGGCTTGGTCGTTGGGGTTGCCTGTCAATGCTTGATATGTCTTTTTGGTACCGCCaaattgtgtataaaaaataaaagcaacggtATTCAATTGTTTGAAGCAACTGTAATTCAATGTGTCGGTAGAAATTGGTTGAGATACATAAGTCTAAGCGAGATGGCAATGAAAGAATATTATGAAGATGAGGAATTGGAACT GTTGGAGGAATCAAGTATGTGGAAGGGTGTGATCAAAAGCATCTACAACACCAATTGCTCTAATCTGCTGCTGCAAGCTCCTATTCCAGGAACTGCAACTACATGGTCTCGGATTGTCAATCATTGTGTGAGAAATAATAAGTTGCAGGATATTGTGAATGAGCAATCTTTG gaattggaACTGTGCGTGGGACTTTATACGGGAGAAGACGCTGATGTGTTTGAATGTGGGATCCATGTGATAGTTGAAAAGACAGATTCATTTGAAGGGTCAGAGTGGGATCATGAGTCTGAAGTTGGAAGAGATAGAGTCGTAATACCTGCACCACCATATATGTCTCAATATGCGCTGTGCAATTTCATTGACATTGACGgcaatttatcaaaaaataccAAGGATCGGCTTCTTCAG aGAATCTTCAGTTATCATTTTCTCGAGTATTTTATTCCCTTCAAGGCTTTTTTGGTTCCCTGCGATTATTCTATCATTCCAAAATGGTTCAGCTATGGTGGAGAAGGATGTTCATTATCATTTGATATACCTCTAGATTTCGAAGGCTTGGTCATTTGGGCTCTTTGTtcaggtggtggtggtgggaaTCAAGAATTCAAggctattataaaaaataaaagcaacggCATTCAGTTGTTTGAAGCTACACATGCAATACCCTATTTTCGTTGTAGGTGGCTAAGAGTGATAAGTAGACGTGAGATGACAATGGAAAAATACTGCGGAGATGCTGGATTGGAACTACATGTGATATTAAGGTCCGAATGGTGTGAAGTGGTACGATGTGGGATCCATGTGATAAAGACACATCCATTTGGACGGAGCAACTACGATCAATCTCTAGCGTTGGATCATGACATTTACAACCAAGAGTCTTTTGAAGGTTCAGAAGGGGATCATGACATTGACTACTACGAGACTTCATTTGAAGGGTCAGGATCGTCGGATCATGAGATTGACAACCAAGAGTACTCCGAAGTTGAAAGCGATAGAACGATACCTTCGCCACCATATCATCTGCTTCACCATCCCCGTCATGGTTCAATGAGGTTTTCTACAAGGCAGCAATGGAAAGCTTTTTTGATTTGGGCGTTCAGCCTATGGAAAACCATGGACATGCAAAAATTCTCACCTGATGATCTCAATTAG
- the LOC118040582 gene encoding NADPH-dependent oxidoreductase 2-alkenal reductase-like, whose translation MIKQVDLLKNKFGFDEAFNYKEEPDLNAALGRYFPEGIDIYFENVGGKMLDAVLPNMRFRGRIAVCGMISQYNLDKPEGVFNLMTVVYKRVRIEGFVVTDYYDQYPKFLDFVLPCIREGKIKYMEDISEGLENGPAALVGLFSGQNVGKKLVVVARVSLNVLT comes from the exons ATGATTAAACAGGTTGATTTATTGAAGAACAAATTTGGGTTTGATGAGGCTTTTAATTACAAAGAGGAGCCTGACTTAAATGCTGCTCTGGGAAG ATACTTCCCTGAAGGCattgacatatattttgaaaatgttgGGGGCAAGATGCTTGATGCCGTGCTTCCAAACATGAGATTTCGTGGCCGCATTGCGGTATGTGGAATGATCTCCCAATACAATCTTGACAAACCTGAAGgtgtatttaatttaatgactgTCGTATACAAGCGGGTACGCATAGAAGGATTTGTGGTTACAGATTATTATGATCAATATCCCAAGTTCCTAGACTTTGTATTGCCTTGCATAAGAGAGGGAAAGATAAAGTACATGGAAGACATTTCTGAAGGACTCGAGAATGGCCCTGCAGCACTGGTAGGCCTTTTCAGTGGACAAAATGTTGGGAAAAAGCTGGTTGTAGTTGCTC GTGTTTCCCTCAACGTATTGACATAA
- the LOC118040599 gene encoding acetyl-CoA-benzylalcohol acetyltransferase-like, translating into MKVQILARKLITPSSPTPLNLQKLKISCLDQNFPSNYYTSKKQAEVSSLIVTTMGQNIWKPKQSGCLSEFLKEGELVTELRNHLAPPLFQPEESPLLIVQFNMFECGGLAIGISVTHKIVDGFTLFTFVDSPSFQLSSFCPPKDMSSIKTFSPRSKRDNTIVEKRIVFNGAALSSLKAAAHVNVNNSGSLKYEPSRVQVVTAFIWRALIKASQARHGCLCPSYLTHIVDMRRRTALPIPGNMCGNFGTMSIAQFIPGDDSTVQLHDVVNRIHEEMSSTFSECAKASNGDDIISIVTNKMLKMKEIFETTEIDVYLFNSWSRFPIYEADFGWERPEWVSSVYAPMEGILLLDSNDGDGIEAWVRLKENTMLHFQQMLEIKY; encoded by the exons ATGAAGGTTCAGATCTTAGCTAGAAAGTTGATAACTCCATCATCTCCAACTCCACTCAACCTtcagaaattgaaaatatcttGTTTAGATCAGAATTTTCCTTCAAATTATTACACATC AAAAAAGCAAGCA GAAGTGTCTTCATTGATTGTAACGACAATGGGGCAGAATATTTGGAAGCCAAAGCAAAGTGGTTGCCTCTCTGAATTTCTCAAGGAAGGAGAGCTTGTAACCGAGCTGAGGAATCATTTAGCTCCACCATTATTTCAACCAGAAGAAAGCCCTTTGCTTATAGTTCAGTTCAACATGTTTGAATGTGGTGGACTTGCCATTGGTATATCTGTGACACACAAGATAGTTGATGGATTCACTTTGTTTACATTTGTTGAT TCCCCAAGTTTCCAATTGTCTTCCTTCTGCCCACCAAAAGATATGTCTTCCATCAAGACTTTTTCTCCGAGGAGCAAAAGAGATAACACGATTGTCGAGAAAAGGATTGTGTTTAATGGCGCAGCTCTATCAAGTCTGAAAGCAGCTGCTCATGTCAACGTTAATAATTCAGGATCGCTGAAATACGAACCATCACGAGTGCAAGTGGTGACAGCTTTCATATGGAGGGCTCTCATCAAGGCCTCTCAAGCCAGACATGGATGCTTATGTCCTTCTTATCTAACACACATAGTTGACATGAGAAGGAGGACAGCGCTACCGATTCCAGGGAATATGTGTGGAAATTTTGGAACCATGTCAATTGCACAATTCATTCCAGGTGATGACAGCACAGTGCAGCTTCATGATGTGGTAAATCGAATCCATGAAGAAATGAGTAGCACTTTCTCAGAATGTGCTAAAGCTTCGAATGGTGATGACATAATTTCAATAGTGACAAACAAGATGCTTAAGatgaaagaaatatttgaaaCAACTGAAATAGATGTCTATTTGTTTAATTCCTGGAGTCGGTTTCCAATTTATGAAGCAGATTTTGGTTGGGAAAGGCCAGAATGGGTGAGTAGCGTGTATGCACCAATGGAGGGGATTCTGCTATTGGACTCTAACGATGGCGATGGCATTGAGGCATGGGTTCGTTTGAAGGAAAATACCATGCTTCATTTTCAACAAATGCTGGAGATCAAATATTAA